In Halorubellus sp. JP-L1, one DNA window encodes the following:
- the cysE gene encoding serine O-acetyltransferase codes for MTVLGRLRDVVARVREDVTAVHDADPAAKSRLEVLLCYPGLHAVWAHAVTHAVWTAGFHLSARVLSQVVRFLTGVEVHPAATIGERVVVDHGMGVVVGETAEIGDDVHMYHGVTLGGNSPEPVKRHPTVEDDVTIGASATILGDVTVGEGARVGAGAVVTDDVPAGATVVGVPAERVDESTDSDAGETDSPSDRQPAHD; via the coding sequence GTGACCGTCCTCGGTCGCCTCCGCGACGTCGTCGCTCGCGTCCGCGAGGACGTGACCGCGGTCCACGACGCCGACCCCGCGGCGAAGTCCCGACTCGAGGTCCTCCTGTGCTATCCGGGCCTGCACGCGGTCTGGGCGCACGCCGTCACGCACGCCGTCTGGACCGCGGGCTTTCACCTGTCGGCACGAGTCCTCTCGCAGGTCGTTCGCTTCCTCACGGGCGTCGAGGTGCATCCCGCCGCGACCATCGGCGAGCGCGTCGTCGTCGACCACGGCATGGGCGTCGTCGTCGGCGAAACCGCTGAGATCGGCGACGACGTCCACATGTACCACGGCGTCACGCTCGGCGGGAACTCGCCCGAGCCCGTGAAGCGACATCCGACCGTCGAGGACGACGTCACCATCGGCGCGAGCGCGACCATCCTCGGCGACGTCACCGTCGGCGAAGGCGCACGCGTCGGCGCCGGCGCCGTCGTCACCGACGACGTCCCCGCCGGCGCGACCGTCGTCGGCGTGCCCGCCGAACGCGTCGACGAATCAACGGACTCGGACGCCGGCGAGACCGACTCGCCGTCCGACCGCCAGCCCGCCCACGACTGA
- a CDS encoding phosphomannomutase codes for MTLFGTAGIRGPVATSVTPELALRVGQAAGADGSSFVVGRDGRETGAALAAAVESGLESAGADVERVGEVPTPALAFASRGRRGVMVTASHNPPADNGIKLFVDGEEYDGEGEARVTDRVESGPALADWDAFGDGRDGSVLGPYRDAVAGFVRESVADGAEEPLAGVTVAVDCGNGMASVATPQVLGALGADVRATNANVDGHFPARPSKPTPETLAEFSRFVAASEVDLALAHDGDADRIVVLTPGGDVVHEDTVLAVLAEHYVSESVAPDPVVVTTPNASGRIDERVAAAGGRTERVRLGALHEGIARERAAGDDGTAVAFAAEPWKHVHTAFGGWIDGVASAGVLSALVAREGGLAALRAPVTERPYRKVSVSCPDDAKAPAMATLEERLPEAFPEGVVDTDYGVRVDRPDGSWVLVRPSGTEPYVRLYAEADDVDALVERARDVVEAAVEHAT; via the coding sequence ATGACACTGTTCGGGACGGCTGGCATCCGTGGCCCGGTGGCCACGTCGGTCACGCCGGAACTGGCGTTACGGGTCGGGCAGGCCGCGGGTGCGGACGGGTCGTCGTTCGTCGTCGGTCGGGACGGCCGCGAGACGGGGGCGGCGCTCGCCGCGGCCGTCGAGTCCGGGCTCGAGAGTGCGGGTGCCGACGTCGAGCGCGTCGGGGAGGTGCCGACGCCGGCGCTCGCGTTCGCGTCGCGAGGCCGCCGTGGCGTGATGGTGACGGCGAGTCACAATCCGCCAGCGGACAACGGCATCAAGTTGTTCGTGGACGGCGAGGAGTACGACGGCGAGGGCGAGGCGCGCGTGACCGACCGCGTCGAGTCCGGGCCGGCGCTCGCGGACTGGGACGCGTTCGGCGACGGCCGAGACGGGTCCGTGCTGGGGCCGTACCGTGACGCTGTCGCGGGGTTCGTTCGGGAGTCCGTCGCCGACGGTGCCGAGGAGCCGCTTGCGGGCGTGACGGTCGCGGTTGACTGCGGGAACGGGATGGCGAGCGTCGCGACGCCGCAGGTCCTCGGGGCGCTCGGTGCGGACGTCCGGGCGACGAACGCGAACGTCGACGGACACTTCCCGGCGCGGCCGTCGAAGCCGACGCCGGAGACGCTCGCGGAGTTCTCGCGGTTCGTGGCGGCGTCGGAGGTCGACCTGGCGCTGGCCCACGACGGGGACGCGGACCGGATCGTCGTGTTGACGCCAGGGGGCGACGTCGTCCACGAGGACACGGTGCTGGCGGTGCTCGCCGAGCACTACGTGTCGGAGAGCGTCGCCCCGGACCCGGTGGTGGTGACGACGCCGAACGCGTCGGGTCGCATCGACGAGCGCGTCGCGGCGGCGGGCGGGCGCACCGAGCGCGTTCGACTCGGTGCGCTCCACGAGGGCATCGCCCGGGAGCGTGCGGCCGGCGACGACGGCACGGCGGTGGCGTTCGCGGCGGAACCGTGGAAGCACGTCCACACGGCCTTCGGCGGGTGGATCGATGGCGTCGCGAGCGCGGGCGTGCTGTCGGCGCTCGTCGCTCGCGAGGGCGGTCTCGCGGCGTTGCGCGCACCGGTGACGGAGCGCCCGTACCGGAAGGTGAGCGTGTCGTGTCCGGACGACGCGAAGGCACCGGCGATGGCGACCCTCGAGGAGCGGCTCCCGGAGGCGTTCCCGGAGGGTGTCGTGGACACGGACTACGGCGTCCGCGTCGACCGCCCGGACGGATCGTGGGTGCTCGTCCGCCCGAGCGGGACGGAGCCGTACGTCCGCCTCTACGCCGAGGCCGACGACGTGGACGCGCTCGTCGAGCGTGCCCGAGACGTCGTCGAGGCAGCCGTCGAACACGCGACGTAG
- a CDS encoding recombinase RecA has product MYAVADSLPVAEARPGTNLLVMGPPMTGKYDLLCDVLADGHRQGDAGLVVTTQHSASRLREDVGSRVADDADPTLGVVDCVSQERGMGQDENPLTRYVSSPGDFTGIGMASSKLLERFQNQDYQTRVALDSISQLLMYADVKTVFRFLHILTGRISAADGLGFGTLDADAHDDQTVNTIRQLFDGLVETRTGTTDREYRVLGLPGGPTDWEPF; this is encoded by the coding sequence GTGTACGCCGTAGCGGACTCGCTCCCGGTCGCGGAGGCCCGTCCCGGGACGAACCTCCTCGTGATGGGGCCGCCGATGACGGGCAAGTATGACCTGCTCTGTGACGTCCTCGCGGACGGCCACCGACAGGGAGACGCCGGCCTCGTCGTCACCACTCAGCACAGCGCCAGCCGGCTCCGCGAGGACGTCGGGAGCCGGGTGGCAGACGACGCGGACCCGACGCTCGGCGTCGTCGACTGCGTCTCCCAGGAGCGCGGGATGGGACAGGACGAGAACCCGCTCACGCGGTACGTCTCATCGCCCGGCGACTTCACCGGGATCGGGATGGCGTCATCGAAGCTCCTCGAGCGCTTCCAGAACCAAGATTATCAGACGCGCGTCGCCCTGGACTCCATCAGTCAGCTCCTGATGTACGCGGACGTCAAGACCGTCTTCAGGTTCCTCCACATCCTCACCGGCCGCATCAGCGCCGCCGACGGACTCGGGTTCGGGACGCTCGACGCGGACGCCCACGACGACCAGACCGTCAACACGATCCGACAGCTGTTCGACGGCCTCGTCGAGACCCGCACCGGCACGACCGACCGAGAGTATCGCGTCCTCGGTCTGCCGGGCGGCCCGACCGACTGGGAGCCATTCTAG
- a CDS encoding BMP family protein, protein MAGCLSTLGGGGGSGTNVAVVYALGGLGDKAFNDMAKQGVDQAQEEYEMNYQGAEPSGNSDFPTLQRRFAESSSPDYDLVSCIGFAQAEALTENADQYGDQQFMIVDAVVEQDNVASYVFKEHLGSFQVGHLAGLLTQRDFSTGGGDATEASTNTDAATVGFVGGMENSLIKKFEAGFIAGAKHAGDVDVRSAYAGSWSDPAQGKEIALSMYEDGADIVYHAAGGTGTGVFGAAQEQGRYAIGVDSDQSKSAEEYQDVILASMVKHVDTAVYTSVENVVNDEHAGGEVSALGLEAGGVEAVLGQTLESEIPSDVKSALEDSKSGIVNGDISVPTNPDDA, encoded by the coding sequence ATGGCGGGGTGTCTGTCGACGCTCGGCGGCGGTGGCGGGAGCGGGACGAACGTGGCGGTCGTGTACGCCCTCGGTGGCCTCGGCGACAAGGCGTTCAACGACATGGCGAAGCAGGGCGTCGACCAGGCACAGGAGGAGTACGAGATGAACTACCAGGGCGCCGAGCCCTCGGGGAACAGCGACTTCCCGACGCTCCAGCGGCGGTTCGCGGAGTCCTCGAGTCCCGACTACGACCTCGTGTCCTGCATCGGGTTCGCGCAAGCGGAAGCGTTGACGGAGAACGCCGACCAGTACGGCGACCAGCAGTTCATGATCGTCGACGCGGTCGTCGAGCAGGACAACGTCGCGAGCTACGTGTTCAAGGAGCACCTCGGGTCGTTCCAGGTCGGGCATCTCGCGGGCTTGCTCACGCAGCGTGACTTCTCGACGGGTGGCGGCGACGCGACGGAGGCGTCGACGAACACGGACGCGGCGACGGTCGGCTTCGTCGGCGGGATGGAGAACTCCCTCATCAAGAAGTTCGAGGCGGGCTTCATCGCCGGCGCGAAGCACGCTGGCGACGTGGACGTTCGCTCGGCGTACGCCGGCTCGTGGAGCGACCCCGCGCAGGGCAAGGAGATCGCGCTCTCGATGTACGAGGACGGTGCGGACATCGTCTACCACGCCGCCGGTGGGACCGGGACCGGCGTGTTCGGTGCGGCCCAGGAGCAGGGTCGGTACGCGATCGGCGTCGACTCCGACCAGTCCAAGAGCGCTGAGGAGTACCAGGACGTCATCCTCGCGAGCATGGTCAAGCACGTCGACACGGCCGTGTACACGAGCGTCGAGAACGTCGTGAACGACGAGCACGCGGGCGGCGAAGTGAGCGCGCTCGGTCTCGAAGCGGGTGGCGTCGAGGCGGTGCTCGGGCAGACGCTCGAGTCGGAGATCCCCTCCGACGTGAAGAGCGCGCTCGAGGACTCGAAGTCCGGCATCGTGAACGGCGACATCTCGGTGCCGACGAACCCGGACGACGCCTGA
- a CDS encoding acyl-CoA dehydrogenase family protein, translated as MDFTSEQEAVRDVVREFAVEELRPVARECDAEQSFPEDVWDALAEMDLTGLTVPEEYGGYDADPVTYAIVNEELAYGMLSVATALSVHGLATSCIAEFGNEDVREEWLPEMATGRPVGAFALSEPQAGSNPAEMSTVARKEGDEFVIDGTKQWITNGRRSDVVILFAKTDRDDPASVTQFLVPKDVDGLSVGKKEDKLGLRASDTTSLEFDGARIPAEYQLTEEGRGLSAAFSILTGGRVAIGAQSVGLAQSALDLALEYSQEREQFDEPISDIQTIRHKLADMQTKVQAGRLLTYDAARKKASGDPQATAMAASQAKYFASESALEVANEAVQIHGGYGYTTDFPVERLYRDAKILTIYEGTSEIQKKIIARHLLD; from the coding sequence ATGGATTTCACGAGCGAGCAGGAGGCGGTGCGCGACGTCGTCCGCGAGTTCGCCGTCGAGGAGCTCCGGCCGGTGGCCCGCGAGTGCGACGCCGAGCAGTCGTTCCCCGAGGACGTCTGGGACGCGCTCGCGGAGATGGACCTCACGGGACTGACGGTGCCCGAGGAGTACGGCGGGTACGACGCGGACCCGGTGACGTACGCGATCGTGAACGAGGAGCTGGCGTACGGGATGCTGTCGGTCGCCACGGCACTCAGCGTGCACGGGCTGGCGACGTCGTGCATCGCGGAGTTCGGGAACGAGGACGTCCGCGAGGAGTGGCTGCCGGAGATGGCGACGGGGCGACCCGTCGGTGCGTTCGCGCTCAGCGAGCCGCAGGCGGGGTCGAACCCCGCGGAGATGTCGACGGTCGCGCGGAAGGAGGGCGACGAGTTCGTGATCGACGGGACGAAGCAGTGGATCACGAACGGGCGACGTAGCGACGTCGTCATCCTGTTCGCGAAGACGGACCGCGACGACCCGGCGAGCGTCACGCAGTTCCTCGTTCCGAAGGACGTCGACGGCCTGAGCGTGGGGAAGAAGGAGGACAAGCTCGGGTTGCGCGCGAGCGACACGACGAGCCTCGAGTTCGACGGTGCGCGCATCCCCGCCGAGTACCAGCTCACCGAGGAGGGCCGCGGGCTCTCGGCGGCGTTCTCGATCCTGACCGGTGGTCGCGTCGCGATCGGCGCGCAGTCGGTCGGGCTCGCGCAGTCCGCGCTCGACCTGGCACTGGAGTACAGCCAGGAGCGCGAGCAGTTCGACGAGCCGATCTCGGACATCCAGACGATCCGGCACAAGCTCGCTGACATGCAGACGAAGGTGCAGGCGGGTCGGCTCCTCACGTACGATGCGGCGCGGAAGAAGGCGAGCGGCGACCCACAGGCGACCGCGATGGCGGCGTCGCAGGCGAAGTACTTCGCGAGCGAGAGCGCGCTCGAGGTCGCGAACGAGGCCGTCCAGATCCACGGCGGGTACGGGTACACGACGGACTTCCCCGTCGAACGCCTCTACCGGGACGCGAAGATCCTCACGATCTACGAGGGGACGAGCGAGATCCAGAAGAAGATCATCGCCCGCCACCTGCTCGACTGA